One segment of Cervus canadensis isolate Bull #8, Minnesota chromosome 32, ASM1932006v1, whole genome shotgun sequence DNA contains the following:
- the GNG13 gene encoding guanine nucleotide-binding protein G(I)/G(S)/G(O) subunit gamma-13 isoform X1 has protein sequence MEERSHTTGPRAEHRGRAPPGLTKAPPGARMQSWVPRSTCTLCGPRLATSEAPDAMEEWDVPQMKKEVESLKYQLAFKREMSSKTIPELLKWIEEGIPKDPFLNPDLMKNNPWVEKGKCTIL, from the exons ATGGAGGAGAGATCACACACCACAGGCCCCAGAGCAGAGCACAGGGGCCGTGCCCCACCAGGTCTCACCAAGGCTCCTCCGGGGGCCAGAATGCAGTCCTGGGTTCCCCGTTCTACCTGCACCCTCTGTGG ccccaggctggcCACTTCCGAAGCCCCCGATGCCATGGAGGAGTGGGACGTGCCCCAGATGAAGAAGGAGGTCGAGAGCCTCAAGTACCAGCTGGCCTTCAAGAGGGAGATGTCATCCAAGACCATCCCCGA GCTCCTCAAGTGGATCGAGGAAGGGATCCCAAAGGACCCCTTCCTGAACCCCGACCTGATGAAGAACAACCCGTGGGTGGAGAAGGGCAAGTGCACCATCCTGTGA
- the GNG13 gene encoding guanine nucleotide-binding protein G(I)/G(S)/G(O) subunit gamma-13 isoform X2, producing the protein MEEWDVPQMKKEVESLKYQLAFKREMSSKTIPELLKWIEEGIPKDPFLNPDLMKNNPWVEKGKCTIL; encoded by the exons ATGGAGGAGTGGGACGTGCCCCAGATGAAGAAGGAGGTCGAGAGCCTCAAGTACCAGCTGGCCTTCAAGAGGGAGATGTCATCCAAGACCATCCCCGA GCTCCTCAAGTGGATCGAGGAAGGGATCCCAAAGGACCCCTTCCTGAACCCCGACCTGATGAAGAACAACCCGTGGGTGGAGAAGGGCAAGTGCACCATCCTGTGA